Proteins encoded together in one Streptomyces umbrinus window:
- a CDS encoding IS481 family transposase, whose translation MRPRALAGLADRSRRPASCPHQASAEVESAVCELRREHPRWGPRRIAHVLERSGAVSPVPSRMTVYRILVRHGLVEPGVRRRKRSDYKRWQRDGPMQLWQMDIVGGVMLVDPLTGELSEAKVVTGVDDHSRCCVIASVVERATGRAVCAAFARALRAFGVHRQRQAVHRPVRAGGEVLFDRICRENGIAHRLTQPASPTTTGKVERFHQTLRRELLDDCGAFESLGAAQTALDAWVREYNCVRPHQALDMQSPADRFTPVPEQERGVLGVRVPGVLALVPQQRTAPAVVSGPAEAELAPVRPEAVPVESGGPVEFERVVPASGNLQVAGKQFWLGPARSGLTVTFWADTSVIHLLVAGTRIKTVRSHLSVSDLAVLAARGGRAAGSSPLPAGDAAAFEVERVVNNSGLVGLGGHQVLAAEILGGRQVGIRIDDETLSFFDPSSRELLRVRPSPLSPDEVQRLRGLRPAGPPPRPSVEPVRVQRRVSATGTVMICRQVVSLGRTYTGQTATVHVAESTITVELDGQVRVIQRTTDVPVRNVKANKPYEGSDVV comes from the coding sequence ATGAGGCCTCGGGCCTTGGCGGGTTTGGCGGACCGGTCGCGTAGGCCGGCCTCGTGTCCGCATCAGGCTTCTGCGGAGGTGGAGTCGGCGGTGTGTGAGCTGCGGCGTGAGCATCCTCGGTGGGGTCCGCGGCGGATCGCTCATGTGCTGGAGCGTTCCGGGGCGGTGAGTCCGGTGCCGTCGAGGATGACGGTGTATCGGATCCTGGTGCGGCATGGGCTGGTGGAGCCGGGGGTGCGGCGCCGGAAGCGGTCGGATTACAAGCGCTGGCAGCGGGATGGGCCGATGCAGTTGTGGCAGATGGACATTGTCGGCGGGGTGATGCTGGTCGACCCGCTGACCGGGGAGTTGTCCGAGGCGAAGGTCGTGACCGGTGTGGATGATCACTCCCGGTGCTGCGTGATCGCGTCGGTGGTCGAGCGGGCGACCGGGCGGGCGGTGTGTGCGGCGTTCGCGCGGGCCTTGCGGGCGTTCGGGGTGCACCGACAACGGCAAGCAGTTCACCGACCGGTTCGGGCAGGGGGTGAGGTGTTGTTCGACCGGATCTGTCGGGAGAACGGGATCGCGCACCGGCTGACGCAGCCGGCGTCGCCGACCACGACGGGCAAGGTCGAGCGGTTCCATCAGACGCTGCGGCGCGAACTCCTCGACGACTGCGGTGCGTTCGAGAGCCTTGGGGCGGCTCAGACGGCGCTGGACGCGTGGGTGCGGGAGTACAACTGTGTGCGTCCGCACCAGGCGTTGGACATGCAGTCGCCGGCGGACCGGTTCACGCCTGTTCCCGAGCAGGAGCGGGGCGTGCTGGGGGTGCGGGTGCCTGGCGTGCTGGCGCTGGTGCCGCAGCAGCGGACGGCTCCTGCTGTGGTGTCGGGTCCGGCCGAAGCGGAGCTTGCTCCCGTCCGGCCTGAGGCGGTGCCGGTGGAGAGCGGTGGGCCGGTGGAGTTCGAGCGGGTGGTGCCTGCGAGCGGGAATCTGCAGGTCGCGGGTAAACAGTTCTGGCTCGGTCCGGCCCGTTCAGGGCTGACAGTGACGTTCTGGGCCGACACCTCGGTGATCCATCTGCTGGTCGCCGGGACGCGGATCAAGACCGTGCGTTCGCATCTGTCCGTCTCTGATCTTGCGGTGCTGGCGGCCCGGGGCGGACGTGCGGCCGGGTCGTCTCCGCTGCCGGCCGGTGATGCGGCCGCGTTCGAGGTGGAGCGGGTGGTGAACAACAGCGGGCTGGTAGGCCTGGGCGGGCATCAGGTGCTGGCGGCGGAGATCCTGGGCGGCCGCCAGGTGGGCATCCGGATCGATGACGAGACGCTGTCGTTCTTCGATCCGTCCTCCCGGGAGCTGCTGCGGGTGCGGCCCAGCCCGCTCAGCCCCGACGAAGTTCAGCGTCTGCGCGGTCTGAGGCCCGCGGGACCACCGCCAAGGCCGAGCGTGGAGCCGGTCCGCGTGCAGCGGCGGGTGAGTGCGACGGGCACGGTCATGATCTGCCGGCAGGTCGTCTCCCTCGGCCGGACGTATACCGGCCAGACCGCGACCGTGCATGTCGCGGAGTCGACGATCACCGTCGAGCTGGACGGGCAGGTCCGCGTCATCCAGCGCACCACCGACGTCCCGGTCCGCAACGTGAAAGCGAACAAACCCTACGAAGGTTCCGATGTTGTCTAG
- a CDS encoding DUF1152 domain-containing protein — protein sequence MKRLIVAAGGGGDAVAAAMLDAALYGDEDQAVILTYAWDRLLIDPVPGPRGPDNFTGLEQLTPAVWTVPADARPIAPAGSTLPRLAAELPHTFALIYPHHGAEGITRQLEELISHLSPESIDLLDVGGDILARGDEPTLKSPLADALTLAACCQVNASIRLLVAGPGLDGELPLDDLRGMLGPLVHTFTAKDVEPVSAVLEWHPSEATGMLAATARGVRGTCEVRDAGLPVALTDGGPTVHKVDLDDAVTRNQLARTIMTTETLDEVEAHSREVCGYSEIDYERNKAAWLKDQPPADLVPQTVLAQLDQFEGEARRRGVTHTTFRHLTEALNLNGSQREDLRQLLISSRPEQYSAPLWHIGDQASNLSRGYGAR from the coding sequence ATGAAGCGGTTGATCGTCGCAGCAGGAGGAGGGGGCGACGCAGTCGCCGCCGCCATGCTTGACGCTGCCCTCTACGGCGACGAGGACCAGGCGGTGATCCTCACGTACGCGTGGGACCGCCTCCTCATCGACCCGGTACCGGGCCCACGAGGACCGGACAACTTCACCGGCCTCGAACAGCTCACCCCCGCAGTCTGGACAGTGCCGGCGGACGCCCGCCCAATCGCTCCAGCCGGCTCCACACTCCCCCGTCTCGCAGCAGAGCTCCCGCACACCTTCGCCCTGATCTATCCTCACCACGGCGCCGAGGGCATCACGCGCCAACTCGAAGAGCTGATCAGCCACTTGTCACCGGAGTCGATCGATCTGCTCGACGTGGGGGGCGACATCCTCGCGCGGGGCGATGAGCCGACGCTCAAGAGCCCGCTCGCGGACGCCCTCACGCTTGCCGCGTGCTGCCAGGTGAACGCTTCGATCCGGCTGTTGGTCGCAGGCCCCGGCCTCGACGGGGAACTACCCCTCGACGACCTGCGCGGCATGCTCGGCCCCCTCGTCCACACCTTCACGGCGAAGGACGTCGAGCCGGTCAGCGCTGTCCTGGAGTGGCATCCGTCCGAGGCCACCGGCATGCTCGCCGCCACCGCCCGAGGCGTACGCGGCACCTGCGAAGTCCGGGACGCCGGCCTACCCGTCGCGCTCACGGATGGAGGCCCGACCGTCCACAAGGTCGACCTGGACGACGCCGTCACCCGCAACCAACTGGCACGCACCATCATGACGACCGAGACCCTCGACGAGGTCGAAGCCCACAGCCGCGAAGTCTGCGGATACTCAGAAATCGACTACGAGCGCAACAAGGCCGCATGGCTCAAGGACCAGCCACCCGCAGATCTGGTCCCGCAGACCGTGTTGGCCCAACTCGACCAGTTCGAGGGCGAAGCCCGGCGCCGCGGAGTCACCCACACAACATTCCGCCACCTCACCGAGGCCCTCAACCTCAACGGCTCCCAGCGCGAGGACCTGCGCCAACTGCTGATCAGTTCCCGCCCGGAGCAGTACAGCGCGCCGCTGTGGCACATCGGAGACCAAGCGTCGAATCTCAGCAGAGGTTATGGCGCTCGGTGA
- a CDS encoding RNA polymerase sigma-70 factor: protein MNKVEEFEELRPLLFSIAYRILGSVSEAEDAVQETWLRFDGSTTLPTSVKAFLSATVTRLSIDVLRSARMRREQYVGPWLPEPLLSDPYQDPARSAELADSVSMAALLLLERLSPLERSVFVLREVFGFGFDDIASAVGRSEAACRQLLVRARRHMEAGRPRFEADRQERQELATRFFEALHEGDVAGLRDLLAADVQLVGDGGGKAPQLARAIAGADNVARLLASVFPLLARIDVTCEPHEVNGQPGAVFRDRDGKVLNTLALDVLDGQIQTIRSVINPDKLGHLGPVADAWAIDGEVKQTRRQMK, encoded by the coding sequence GTGAACAAGGTTGAGGAGTTCGAGGAACTGCGGCCCCTGCTGTTCTCGATCGCCTACCGGATCCTGGGCAGCGTGAGCGAGGCCGAGGACGCGGTGCAGGAGACGTGGCTGCGCTTCGACGGCTCGACGACCCTTCCCACCTCGGTCAAGGCGTTTCTGTCCGCCACGGTGACGCGGCTCTCGATCGACGTGCTGCGCTCCGCGCGGATGCGGCGGGAGCAGTACGTCGGGCCGTGGCTCCCCGAGCCACTGCTGAGCGATCCGTATCAGGATCCGGCGCGCTCGGCCGAGCTGGCCGACTCGGTGTCGATGGCGGCGCTGCTGCTTCTGGAACGGCTCAGCCCGCTGGAGCGGTCGGTGTTCGTGCTGCGGGAGGTGTTCGGTTTCGGGTTCGACGACATCGCCTCGGCGGTGGGGCGTTCGGAGGCGGCGTGCCGACAGCTTCTGGTACGGGCACGGCGGCACATGGAGGCCGGGCGGCCGCGGTTCGAAGCGGACCGTCAGGAGCGGCAGGAGCTGGCGACGCGGTTCTTCGAAGCCCTCCACGAGGGCGATGTCGCCGGCCTGCGGGATCTGCTGGCCGCCGACGTGCAGTTGGTCGGGGACGGTGGCGGCAAGGCCCCGCAGCTGGCCAGGGCCATCGCCGGCGCCGACAACGTGGCCCGGCTGCTGGCCTCCGTTTTCCCGCTGCTGGCCAGGATCGACGTGACGTGCGAACCGCACGAGGTCAACGGCCAACCCGGCGCCGTCTTCCGCGACCGGGACGGCAAGGTCCTGAACACCCTGGCCCTCGACGTGCTCGACGGGCAGATCCAGACCATCCGTTCGGTGATCAACCCCGACAAGCTCGGCCACCTCGGACCGGTTGCCGACGCCTGGGCCATCGACGGCGAGGTGAAACAGACCCGCCGTCAGATGAAGTGA
- a CDS encoding ISL3 family transposase, with amino-acid sequence MGAAAVEDVLFPGIDVRVTAVHATEERVAVEASSCGQPPACPDCGWPGRRVHSRYVRRVAERPLVGRALVIRLSVRRFFCERASCRRRTFVEQVPDLSERYRRHSVGLRRWMQAVATFLGGRPGERLCRVLQLPTGRTHLLGLLTAPVVPERAPRVLGVDEFAFRKGWRYGTVLVDIEAARVVDVLPDRDAASFATWLREHPGAEIICRDRASAYSSAVREAVPDAQEVADRWHLLHNLSSAVEKTCHQHRSCLRKQAEADRDAEPRRIINPLPPPMLPPTKIAVRTVDRYSDIHRLLGQGHSVSEIARRLHLDRKTVRRFRDTDLDELLASARHGRPKGVLEPFTAYLTERFTDGVTSPTDLFHEIHERGYQGSDLPVRRYVAGLRTGTVEPARGAIPSPRKITTWIMLPRGTVKLREEEQLLNVRLTCPDIARACDLA; translated from the coding sequence ATGGGGGCTGCTGCGGTCGAGGATGTGCTGTTTCCCGGGATCGATGTGCGTGTCACGGCGGTGCACGCCACAGAGGAGAGAGTCGCTGTGGAGGCGTCGTCGTGTGGGCAGCCGCCGGCCTGTCCGGACTGCGGCTGGCCGGGACGTCGCGTGCACTCCCGGTATGTGCGCCGTGTGGCCGAACGCCCCTTGGTGGGGCGGGCGTTGGTGATCCGGCTCAGTGTGCGCCGCTTCTTTTGCGAGCGGGCGTCTTGCCGTCGGCGGACGTTCGTCGAGCAGGTCCCGGATCTGAGTGAGCGGTATCGCCGTCACAGCGTTGGGCTGCGGCGATGGATGCAGGCCGTCGCTACGTTCCTGGGCGGTCGTCCCGGTGAACGCCTATGCCGGGTCCTGCAGTTACCCACGGGCCGTACCCATCTGCTGGGCCTGCTCACGGCCCCGGTAGTGCCCGAGCGTGCGCCGCGGGTGCTGGGTGTCGACGAGTTCGCCTTCCGCAAGGGCTGGCGCTACGGAACCGTCCTGGTCGACATCGAAGCGGCCCGCGTGGTCGATGTCCTGCCCGACCGGGACGCGGCCTCCTTCGCCACCTGGCTGCGCGAACATCCCGGCGCGGAGATCATCTGCCGGGACCGGGCCAGTGCCTATTCCAGTGCTGTCCGTGAAGCCGTTCCAGATGCCCAGGAGGTCGCCGATCGCTGGCATTTGCTCCACAACCTCTCCTCCGCGGTCGAGAAGACGTGCCATCAACACCGCTCCTGCCTGCGCAAACAGGCCGAAGCCGATCGCGATGCGGAGCCCCGGCGGATCATCAATCCCCTGCCACCGCCGATGCTGCCGCCCACGAAGATCGCTGTCCGCACTGTCGACCGGTACTCCGACATCCATCGCCTGCTTGGGCAGGGGCACTCCGTCTCCGAGATTGCACGGCGACTGCACCTGGACCGCAAGACCGTCCGCCGCTTCCGCGACACCGACCTCGACGAGCTGCTTGCGTCCGCACGGCACGGGCGCCCCAAAGGGGTGCTGGAGCCGTTCACCGCCTATCTGACCGAGCGCTTCACCGACGGTGTGACCAGCCCGACCGACCTGTTCCACGAGATACACGAGCGCGGCTACCAGGGCAGCGACCTGCCTGTGCGCCGCTACGTGGCCGGGCTCAGGACCGGCACTGTCGAACCTGCCCGCGGCGCTATCCCGAGCCCACGCAAGATCACCACCTGGATCATGCTGCCCCGTGGCACTGTGAAGCTCCGCGAGGAGGAACAGCTCCTCAATGTGCGGCTGACATGCCCCGACATCGCCCGGGCGTGCGACCTCGCCTGA
- a CDS encoding GntR family transcriptional regulator, whose translation MPQIEEAQPKYLQIAHFIRDQILRGDLRPGDEVPSERQLAADWKVSRPTAARSLEALSHQGLVEKRQGSGTYVRSLEVNRRARELYGRARQTGKIYTPGEYAVITSAGWLDAPDHVAEALGLVKDRRAVHRRRVTNNHDGPITLSTSWFAPDVGQRAPKLLEPERIQEGTLMYVENMTGRQGSYAEDRMCARSATDEEASDLQLEAGSAVLIVHHVVFDLQDRPLEFAEATYPPHRWAFEQGYPLT comes from the coding sequence ATGCCTCAGATCGAGGAGGCTCAGCCGAAGTATCTCCAGATCGCGCACTTCATCCGCGATCAGATCCTTCGGGGAGACCTGCGGCCGGGGGACGAGGTGCCCTCGGAGCGGCAGTTGGCGGCGGACTGGAAGGTGTCCCGGCCCACGGCCGCACGGTCGTTGGAAGCGCTGAGCCATCAGGGGCTCGTCGAGAAGCGCCAGGGATCGGGCACGTACGTGCGCAGCCTGGAGGTCAACCGGCGGGCGCGTGAGCTGTACGGCCGGGCCCGGCAGACCGGGAAGATCTACACGCCCGGCGAGTACGCGGTGATCACGTCGGCCGGTTGGCTGGATGCGCCGGATCACGTTGCCGAAGCCTTGGGGCTGGTCAAGGATCGTCGGGCCGTGCACCGGCGACGAGTGACCAACAACCATGACGGGCCGATCACCCTGTCTACCTCGTGGTTCGCTCCTGACGTCGGCCAGCGTGCGCCGAAGCTCCTGGAGCCTGAGCGGATCCAGGAGGGGACGCTCATGTACGTCGAGAACATGACGGGGCGCCAGGGCAGCTATGCCGAGGACCGTATGTGCGCTCGGAGTGCCACCGACGAAGAGGCGTCGGACCTTCAACTGGAGGCCGGTTCAGCCGTTCTGATCGTTCACCACGTCGTCTTCGACCTTCAGGACCGGCCGTTGGAGTTCGCCGAAGCCACCTATCCCCCGCACCGCTGGGCCTTCGAACAGGGCTACCCGCTCACCTGA
- a CDS encoding ATP-binding protein, with translation MDDTTDGRDGFGTARLGAMILHPAPESVPRARHWFRKFIAAYNPACSIDDCTLMVSELVTNAILYGRADEPWLVRVEWYRVETSLRIEVHNPGFPANVRLRCPEANDAHGRGLFLVDAIADSWHSGPSRFGGTVVSAVVADAWPSNEGFGPLLL, from the coding sequence ATGGATGACACCACCGATGGCCGCGACGGTTTCGGTACCGCACGACTCGGGGCGATGATCCTGCACCCGGCGCCGGAGTCCGTACCTCGGGCCCGGCACTGGTTCCGGAAGTTCATCGCCGCGTACAACCCGGCCTGCTCGATCGACGACTGCACGCTGATGGTCTCGGAGCTGGTCACCAACGCGATTCTCTACGGACGGGCGGATGAACCCTGGCTGGTGCGCGTCGAGTGGTACCGCGTGGAAACGTCACTTCGGATCGAGGTGCACAACCCGGGGTTCCCGGCGAACGTGCGACTGCGGTGCCCAGAGGCCAACGACGCACACGGACGCGGCCTGTTCCTGGTCGACGCCATCGCCGACTCGTGGCACTCGGGACCCAGCCGATTCGGCGGGACCGTGGTCTCCGCCGTGGTGGCCGATGCCTGGCCGTCGAACGAAGGATTCGGCCCCCTTCTACTGTGA
- a CDS encoding transposase — MLQQRRGHQLLTRIREAERDAPAPILSFAQGLCLDLDAVTAGLTLPWSSGIVEGHVNRIKTIKRAMYGRASFRLLRTRILPRS; from the coding sequence CTGCTCCAACAACGGCGCGGCCACCAGCTGTTGACGCGGATACGCGAAGCCGAGCGCGACGCGCCGGCGCCCATCTTGTCCTTCGCGCAGGGCCTGTGCCTCGACCTCGATGCCGTCACCGCCGGCCTCACCCTTCCATGGAGTTCGGGCATCGTCGAAGGCCATGTCAATCGCATCAAGACGATCAAGCGGGCCATGTACGGCCGAGCCTCATTCCGCCTCCTCCGCACCCGCATCCTGCCCCGATCATGA
- a CDS encoding ISAs1 family transposase yields the protein MLVKLGPLDAGRVADLRLYFDSVPDPRSRRGRWYSLTSILLVCACAVVSGARSIDELAEWGQRASNALLTVIGIRRHLLRWRRTPSPATIGRVLGAVDGDALDRAVGAYLADRHRAATEPDQAPSPSASGRPRVIAVDGKALKGSARLTATRRHLLSAVTHGTVVTLAQVEVGAKTNETTHFQPLLAPLDLAGTVVTFDALHSVKTNISWLVEAKKAHYIAVIKTNQPTAHSQLAALPWRDIAVQHTASASGHGRRESRSIKTCAVADELGGIAFPHARLAIRVHRRRKQTGKRETRESVYAVTSLDAHQARPSELATAIRGHWGVENSSHHIRDVTFAEDASTVHAGTAPRAMATLRNLAIGVLKTLGADNIAKTTRAIRDEPQRALPILGITNDPDTYGT from the coding sequence GTGTTGGTGAAGCTGGGTCCGTTGGATGCCGGTCGGGTCGCTGACCTGCGCCTCTACTTCGACTCGGTGCCCGACCCGCGCTCCCGGCGGGGCCGGTGGTACTCGCTGACATCGATCCTGCTGGTGTGTGCCTGCGCGGTCGTCTCGGGAGCGAGGAGCATCGACGAACTCGCCGAGTGGGGCCAGCGTGCTTCGAACGCACTGCTGACAGTCATCGGGATCCGGCGCCACCTGCTCAGATGGCGGCGCACTCCGTCGCCGGCCACGATCGGCCGTGTGCTGGGGGCTGTTGACGGTGACGCCCTGGACCGGGCGGTGGGCGCCTACCTGGCCGACCGGCATCGCGCTGCCACCGAGCCCGACCAGGCGCCGTCGCCGTCCGCGTCCGGGCGGCCGCGCGTGATCGCTGTCGACGGCAAAGCACTCAAGGGATCAGCCCGTCTCACCGCGACGCGCCGGCATCTGCTCTCCGCGGTCACTCACGGCACCGTCGTGACCCTCGCCCAGGTGGAGGTCGGCGCGAAGACGAACGAAACCACACACTTCCAACCGCTCCTGGCACCGCTGGACCTGGCCGGCACCGTCGTCACCTTCGACGCCCTGCACTCGGTCAAGACGAACATCTCCTGGCTGGTCGAGGCCAAGAAGGCCCACTACATCGCCGTGATCAAGACCAACCAGCCGACCGCCCACAGCCAGCTCGCGGCCCTGCCGTGGCGGGACATCGCCGTCCAGCACACCGCCTCCGCCTCCGGGCACGGCAGGCGCGAGTCCCGCTCGATCAAGACCTGCGCCGTCGCGGACGAACTCGGCGGGATCGCCTTTCCCCACGCCCGCCTGGCCATCCGCGTCCACCGCCGCCGCAAGCAGACCGGCAAGCGCGAGACCCGTGAGAGTGTCTACGCCGTCACCAGCCTCGACGCCCACCAAGCCCGCCCCTCCGAACTGGCCACCGCGATTCGCGGGCACTGGGGAGTGGAGAACTCCTCGCACCACATCAGGGATGTCACCTTCGCCGAGGACGCCTCCACCGTCCACGCCGGAACCGCACCACGGGCCATGGCGACCCTCCGCAACCTCGCCATCGGCGTGCTGAAAACCCTCGGAGCCGACAACATCGCCAAGACCACCCGGGCGATCCGCGACGAACCCCAACGAGCACTCCCCATCCTGGGCATCACCAACGATCCGGACACCTACGGAACTTGA
- a CDS encoding HPr family phosphocarrier protein, which translates to MSTSSNPTTSTTAAPKHEMTVVLPSNLHARPAGQLARAAATFTSAIQLEYADRTVNPTGVLAVMGLGATVGSTVTVRAEGHDAEQAVTALAQILATAE; encoded by the coding sequence ATGTCCACAAGCTCTAACCCCACCACGAGCACCACGGCCGCGCCCAAACACGAGATGACCGTCGTCCTGCCCTCGAACCTCCACGCCCGCCCCGCGGGCCAACTCGCCCGGGCCGCAGCGACATTCACCAGCGCCATACAACTGGAGTACGCCGACCGGACGGTCAATCCGACCGGTGTCCTCGCCGTCATGGGCCTGGGCGCCACCGTCGGAAGCACCGTGACCGTCCGTGCCGAAGGCCACGACGCCGAACAGGCCGTCACGGCGCTGGCCCAAATCCTCGCCACCGCCGAGTGA
- a CDS encoding carboxymuconolactone decarboxylase family protein, which produces MDARLNYFASPTATKALKHLMAAGRTLKESPLPAATQELVALRVSQINGCAVCVDMHTKEAAAAGETSVRLNLVTAWREATVFTEAERAALELAEQGTRVADAADGVGDEVWARAAKHYDEEQLTALVVLVSFMNTANRLNIITRQPAGDYEVGQFH; this is translated from the coding sequence ATGGACGCGCGACTGAACTACTTCGCCAGCCCCACCGCCACGAAGGCACTCAAGCACCTCATGGCGGCGGGCAGGACGCTCAAGGAGTCGCCGCTGCCGGCCGCGACACAGGAGCTCGTGGCCCTGCGCGTGAGCCAGATCAACGGCTGTGCCGTCTGCGTCGACATGCACACCAAGGAGGCCGCCGCGGCCGGCGAGACCTCCGTGCGGCTGAACCTGGTGACGGCGTGGCGGGAGGCCACGGTCTTCACCGAGGCCGAGCGTGCCGCGCTGGAGCTGGCCGAGCAGGGAACCCGTGTCGCGGACGCGGCCGACGGGGTCGGCGACGAGGTCTGGGCACGTGCCGCGAAGCACTACGACGAGGAGCAGCTCACCGCCCTGGTGGTCCTGGTCTCCTTCATGAACACGGCGAACCGGCTGAACATCATCACCCGGCAGCCGGCCGGCGACTACGAGGTCGGGCAGTTCCACTGA
- a CDS encoding DoxX family protein produces the protein MNLALWIVAGLMAVICLTGSSKMFVPREKLAAVGGSASRWVEDFSPGALKAIGAVEFLAAVGLILPAALGIAPVLVPLTATGLVLLFACALTMRLRRGERVTIAGDLLYLALALFLAWGRFGPESFTG, from the coding sequence ATGAACCTCGCACTCTGGATCGTCGCCGGACTGATGGCCGTCATCTGCCTGACCGGCAGCTCCAAGATGTTCGTGCCCAGGGAGAAGCTGGCCGCCGTGGGCGGCTCCGCCAGCCGATGGGTCGAGGACTTCAGCCCCGGTGCCCTCAAGGCCATCGGCGCCGTCGAGTTCTTGGCCGCGGTGGGCTTGATACTGCCCGCCGCGCTTGGCATCGCGCCGGTTCTGGTGCCGCTGACCGCCACCGGGCTGGTGCTGCTGTTCGCCTGCGCGCTGACCATGCGCCTCCGCCGTGGCGAGAGAGTGACGATCGCGGGCGACCTGCTCTACCTCGCCCTGGCCCTCTTCCTGGCGTGGGGCCGCTTCGGCCCCGAGTCCTTCACCGGCTGA
- a CDS encoding helix-turn-helix domain-containing protein, translating to MELSVVEQRYRAVLAVLAGATVTEIAAQLGVSRQTVSGWRSRYEASGLGGFGGPVA from the coding sequence GTGGAGTTGTCGGTTGTCGAGCAGAGATACCGGGCTGTGCTTGCGGTGCTGGCGGGTGCGACGGTGACGGAGATCGCCGCTCAGCTGGGTGTTTCGCGGCAGACGGTGAGCGGGTGGAGGTCGCGCTATGAGGCCTCGGGCCTTGGCGGGTTTGGCGGACCGGTCGCGTAG
- a CDS encoding NAD(P)H-binding protein has product MILITGANGVVGRQVLNQLVQEDTAVTAVTRGTGEARLPYGVAAVRGDLFHPEWIEPALDGVEALQISPRATGPGLDELLRLAAKQGVRRAVLLSATTVEHPAGEARFAAQFKHAEELVMSAGLDWTILRLADFAANALAWVPQIRAGDVVRGAYGRAATSPVHEADIAAVAVRALRGGLRTEAIHTLTGPQSLDQIEKVRLIGAATGRTLSFQELSPEQVRQGMLAQGLPEEVPARLLGSLADYANRPGPTTSRVEALLGRPALTFADWARDNAPAFVG; this is encoded by the coding sequence ATGATCCTGATCACCGGAGCCAATGGCGTCGTAGGACGTCAGGTGCTGAACCAACTGGTGCAGGAGGACACGGCCGTCACCGCGGTCACGCGCGGAACCGGCGAGGCCCGGCTCCCCTACGGCGTGGCAGCCGTCCGCGGAGACCTGTTCCACCCCGAGTGGATCGAGCCCGCGCTGGACGGAGTCGAAGCACTGCAGATCAGCCCGCGCGCCACCGGGCCCGGCCTCGACGAACTGCTGAGGCTCGCCGCCAAGCAAGGCGTACGGCGTGCGGTGTTGCTGTCGGCCACCACCGTGGAGCACCCGGCGGGGGAGGCCCGTTTCGCCGCCCAGTTCAAGCACGCCGAGGAACTCGTCATGAGTGCGGGACTGGACTGGACGATCCTTCGCCTGGCCGACTTCGCCGCCAACGCACTGGCCTGGGTACCCCAGATCAGGGCCGGTGACGTGGTGCGCGGCGCGTACGGCCGGGCCGCCACCTCTCCCGTCCACGAAGCCGACATCGCGGCGGTCGCCGTACGCGCTCTACGGGGCGGCCTTCGCACGGAGGCGATCCACACACTGACCGGGCCGCAGTCACTGGACCAGATCGAGAAGGTACGGCTCATCGGCGCCGCCACGGGCCGGACGCTGTCCTTCCAGGAACTCTCGCCCGAGCAGGTGCGGCAGGGCATGCTCGCCCAAGGGCTGCCCGAGGAGGTCCCCGCCCGGCTGCTCGGCTCCCTCGCCGACTACGCCAACCGGCCGGGCCCCACCACCAGCAGGGTGGAAGCCCTGCTGGGCCGGCCCGCGCTCACCTTCGCCGACTGGGCACGCGACAACGCCCCCGCCTTCGTCGGCTGA
- a CDS encoding ATP-binding protein produces the protein MSIPATNTSDAEMAQPSQAELVCALPHIPDAVSVVRRQARTVLTQWRVPAPTADDALLVISELTTNAIVHALPPAVLRLPLPEVGGRRAVRIEVTDSGPAPRRRPSHDSPDPAEHRENGRGTDIVAALSARRGISLHPERTTRWAVLHMRA, from the coding sequence ATGAGCATCCCCGCCACGAACACGTCTGACGCAGAAATGGCCCAGCCCTCGCAGGCCGAGCTGGTCTGCGCACTGCCGCACATCCCCGATGCCGTCTCCGTCGTACGCCGACAGGCCCGCACCGTCCTCACCCAATGGCGTGTGCCCGCCCCGACAGCCGACGACGCCCTCCTGGTGATCTCGGAGCTGACCACCAATGCGATCGTCCACGCACTGCCGCCGGCAGTGCTGCGGTTGCCCCTGCCCGAGGTCGGCGGCCGCCGCGCCGTGCGCATCGAGGTCACCGACTCGGGGCCGGCACCTCGACGGCGCCCGTCGCACGACAGCCCCGACCCTGCCGAACACAGGGAAAACGGTCGTGGAACCGATATCGTCGCGGCCCTCTCCGCACGACGCGGGATATCCCTCCACCCCGAGAGGACCACCCGATGGGCCGTTCTCCACATGAGGGCCTGA